A single window of Bos javanicus breed banteng chromosome 19, ARS-OSU_banteng_1.0, whole genome shotgun sequence DNA harbors:
- the TSEN54 gene encoding tRNA-splicing endonuclease subunit Sen54 isoform X4, translating into MDPEPESASVEVPAGRVLSAPELFAARSRSQKLPQRSHGPKDFLPDGSEAQAERLRLCRQELWQLLAEERVERLGSLVAAEWRPEEGFVELKSPAGKFWQTMGFSEQGRQRLHPEEALYLLECGSIQLFHQDLPLSIQEAYQLLLTEDTVTFLQYQVFSHLKRLGYVVRRFQPSSVLSPYERQLNLDGGAQCLEGKRKRRSSSSQSINKKPKALQNLLQGMDGTPESPATCSPPPQNQNSCRPEEKPQESSPIKSPVGPLQLLGSLKPCPGLGREGAQCSPENGKIEDGVTGAPKPRWNFEQISFPNMAADSRHTLLLAPAPELLPANVAGRETDAESWCQRLNQRKEKLSRRERERQAEAQHFREDVNADPQVQRCSSWREYKQLLQRRHLQKTQSRPPHLWDQPVTPLLSPDHADSPASVLQQISVLQTTHLAEGGAR; encoded by the exons ATGGATCCCGAGCCTGAGTCGGCCTCCGTGGAGGTTCCGGCCGGGCGCGTGCTCAG TGCCCCGGAGCTCTTCGCCGCACGTTCCCGGTCCCAGAAGCTGCCCCAGCGCTCGCATGGCCCCAAGGACTTCCTCCCCGACGGCTCGGAGGCCCAGGCCGAACGGCTGCGCTTGTGCCGCCAGGAGCTCTGGCAGCTGCTGGCCGAGGAGCGCGTGGAGCGCCT GGGCAGTTTGGTGGCCGCCGAGTGGAGACCAGAAGAAGGCTTCGTGGAGTTGAAGTCTCCTGCG GGTAAATTCTGGCAGACCATGGGCTTCTCAGAGCAGGGCCGGCAGCGGCTTCATCCAGAAGAGGCCTTGTATCTGCTGGAGTGT GGCTCCATCCAGCTCTTCCACCAAGACCTTCCGCTGTCTATCCAAGAGGCCTACCAGCTGCTGCTGACTGAGGACACGGTGACTTTCCTGCAGTACCAG GTCTTCAGCCACCTGAAAAGACTCGGCTATGTGGTTCGACGATTCCAACCAAG CTCTGTCCTGTCCCCTTACGAGCGGCAGCTGAACTTGGACGGTGGTGCCCAGTGCCTGGAGggcaagaggaagaggaggagctcCAGCTCTCA GTCCATTAATAAGAAGCCCAAGGCCCTGCAGAACCTCCTGCAGGGGATGGATGGGACACCCGAGAGCCCAGCAACCTGCAGCCCACCTCCCCAGAACCAGAACAGCTGCCGCCCAGAGGAGAAACCCCAGGAGTCAAGCCCCATAAAGAGCCCCGTGGGCCCCCTTCAGCTGCTGGGGTCCCTGAAACCCTGCCCTggtctgggcagggagggggcacaATGCAGCCCAGAGAATGGCAAAATAGAGGACGGGGTCACGGGGGCTCCTAAGCCCCGCTGGAACTTTGAGCAGATCTCCTTCCCTAACATGGCTGCAGACAGCCGCCATACCCTCCTGCTCGCCCCCGCTCCTGAGCTGCTCCCGGCCAACGTGGCTGGACGGGAGACGGACGCCGAGTCCTGGTGCCAGAGGCTCAACCAGCGGAAGGAGAAGCTCTCTCGGCGGGAACGGGAGCGGCAGGCAGAGGCCCAGCACTTCCGCGAGGATGTGAACGCTGACCCCCAGGTACAGCGCTGCTCCAGCTGGCGGGAGTACAAGCAGCTGCTGCAGAGGCGGCACCTGCAGAAGACCCAGAGCCGCCCCCCACACCTGTGGGACCAGCCTGTCACCCCCTTGCTGAGTCCCGATCACGCCGACTCCCCAG CCTCAGTCCTTCAGCAGATCTCTGTGCTGCAGACAACGCACCTTGCTGAAGGAGGTGCCCGGTGA
- the TSEN54 gene encoding tRNA-splicing endonuclease subunit Sen54 isoform X3, producing the protein MDPEPESASVEVPAGRVLSAPELFAARSRSQKLPQRSHGPKDFLPDGSEAQAERLRLCRQELWQLLAEERVERLGSLVAAEWRPEEGFVELKSPAGKFWQTMGFSEQGRQRLHPEEALYLLECGSIQLFHQDLPLSIQEAYQLLLTEDTVTFLQYQVFSHLKRLGYVVRRFQPSSVLSPYERQLNLDGGAQCLEGKRKRRSSSSQSINKKPKALQNLLQGMDGTPESPATCSPPPQNQNSCRPEEKPQESSPIKSPVGPLQLLGSLKPCPGLGREGAQCSPENGKIEDGVTGAPKPRWNFEQISFPNMAADSRHTLLLAPAPELLPANVAGRETDAESWCQRLNQRKEKLSRRERERQAEAQHFREDVNADPQPQSFSRSLCCRQRTLLKEVPGCWRSPGAWRSVLMSTRLTPWPPSERITLASPMSGCALADLMSWSQTSAPSSGCPTRVGMSL; encoded by the exons ATGGATCCCGAGCCTGAGTCGGCCTCCGTGGAGGTTCCGGCCGGGCGCGTGCTCAG TGCCCCGGAGCTCTTCGCCGCACGTTCCCGGTCCCAGAAGCTGCCCCAGCGCTCGCATGGCCCCAAGGACTTCCTCCCCGACGGCTCGGAGGCCCAGGCCGAACGGCTGCGCTTGTGCCGCCAGGAGCTCTGGCAGCTGCTGGCCGAGGAGCGCGTGGAGCGCCT GGGCAGTTTGGTGGCCGCCGAGTGGAGACCAGAAGAAGGCTTCGTGGAGTTGAAGTCTCCTGCG GGTAAATTCTGGCAGACCATGGGCTTCTCAGAGCAGGGCCGGCAGCGGCTTCATCCAGAAGAGGCCTTGTATCTGCTGGAGTGT GGCTCCATCCAGCTCTTCCACCAAGACCTTCCGCTGTCTATCCAAGAGGCCTACCAGCTGCTGCTGACTGAGGACACGGTGACTTTCCTGCAGTACCAG GTCTTCAGCCACCTGAAAAGACTCGGCTATGTGGTTCGACGATTCCAACCAAG CTCTGTCCTGTCCCCTTACGAGCGGCAGCTGAACTTGGACGGTGGTGCCCAGTGCCTGGAGggcaagaggaagaggaggagctcCAGCTCTCA GTCCATTAATAAGAAGCCCAAGGCCCTGCAGAACCTCCTGCAGGGGATGGATGGGACACCCGAGAGCCCAGCAACCTGCAGCCCACCTCCCCAGAACCAGAACAGCTGCCGCCCAGAGGAGAAACCCCAGGAGTCAAGCCCCATAAAGAGCCCCGTGGGCCCCCTTCAGCTGCTGGGGTCCCTGAAACCCTGCCCTggtctgggcagggagggggcacaATGCAGCCCAGAGAATGGCAAAATAGAGGACGGGGTCACGGGGGCTCCTAAGCCCCGCTGGAACTTTGAGCAGATCTCCTTCCCTAACATGGCTGCAGACAGCCGCCATACCCTCCTGCTCGCCCCCGCTCCTGAGCTGCTCCCGGCCAACGTGGCTGGACGGGAGACGGACGCCGAGTCCTGGTGCCAGAGGCTCAACCAGCGGAAGGAGAAGCTCTCTCGGCGGGAACGGGAGCGGCAGGCAGAGGCCCAGCACTTCCGCGAGGATGTGAACGCTGACCCCCAG CCTCAGTCCTTCAGCAGATCTCTGTGCTGCAGACAACGCACCTTGCTGAAGGAGGTGCCCG GCTGTTGGAGAAGCCCGGGGGCTTGGAGATCAGTTTTGATGTCTACCAGGCTGACGCCGTGGCCACCTTCCGAAAGAATAACCCTGGCAAGCCCTATGTCCGGCTGTGCATTAGCGG ATCTGATGAGCTGGTCCCAGACCTCTGCACCCTCAAGCGGTTGTCCTACCAGAGTGGGGATGTCCCTCTGA
- the TSEN54 gene encoding tRNA-splicing endonuclease subunit Sen54 isoform X1, with amino-acid sequence MDPEPESASVEVPAGRVLSAPELFAARSRSQKLPQRSHGPKDFLPDGSEAQAERLRLCRQELWQLLAEERVERLGSLVAAEWRPEEGFVELKSPAGKFWQTMGFSEQGRQRLHPEEALYLLECGSIQLFHQDLPLSIQEAYQLLLTEDTVTFLQYQVFSHLKRLGYVVRRFQPSSVLSPYERQLNLDGGAQCLEGKRKRRSSSSQSINKKPKALQNLLQGMDGTPESPATCSPPPQNQNSCRPEEKPQESSPIKSPVGPLQLLGSLKPCPGLGREGAQCSPENGKIEDGVTGAPKPRWNFEQISFPNMAADSRHTLLLAPAPELLPANVAGRETDAESWCQRLNQRKEKLSRRERERQAEAQHFREDVNADPQVQRCSSWREYKQLLQRRHLQKTQSRPPHLWDQPVTPLLSPDHADSPASVLQQISVLQTTHLAEGGARLLEKPGGLEISFDVYQADAVATFRKNNPGKPYVRLCISGSDELVPDLCTLKRLSYQSGDVPLIFALVDHGDISFYSFRDFTLPRDLEH; translated from the exons ATGGATCCCGAGCCTGAGTCGGCCTCCGTGGAGGTTCCGGCCGGGCGCGTGCTCAG TGCCCCGGAGCTCTTCGCCGCACGTTCCCGGTCCCAGAAGCTGCCCCAGCGCTCGCATGGCCCCAAGGACTTCCTCCCCGACGGCTCGGAGGCCCAGGCCGAACGGCTGCGCTTGTGCCGCCAGGAGCTCTGGCAGCTGCTGGCCGAGGAGCGCGTGGAGCGCCT GGGCAGTTTGGTGGCCGCCGAGTGGAGACCAGAAGAAGGCTTCGTGGAGTTGAAGTCTCCTGCG GGTAAATTCTGGCAGACCATGGGCTTCTCAGAGCAGGGCCGGCAGCGGCTTCATCCAGAAGAGGCCTTGTATCTGCTGGAGTGT GGCTCCATCCAGCTCTTCCACCAAGACCTTCCGCTGTCTATCCAAGAGGCCTACCAGCTGCTGCTGACTGAGGACACGGTGACTTTCCTGCAGTACCAG GTCTTCAGCCACCTGAAAAGACTCGGCTATGTGGTTCGACGATTCCAACCAAG CTCTGTCCTGTCCCCTTACGAGCGGCAGCTGAACTTGGACGGTGGTGCCCAGTGCCTGGAGggcaagaggaagaggaggagctcCAGCTCTCA GTCCATTAATAAGAAGCCCAAGGCCCTGCAGAACCTCCTGCAGGGGATGGATGGGACACCCGAGAGCCCAGCAACCTGCAGCCCACCTCCCCAGAACCAGAACAGCTGCCGCCCAGAGGAGAAACCCCAGGAGTCAAGCCCCATAAAGAGCCCCGTGGGCCCCCTTCAGCTGCTGGGGTCCCTGAAACCCTGCCCTggtctgggcagggagggggcacaATGCAGCCCAGAGAATGGCAAAATAGAGGACGGGGTCACGGGGGCTCCTAAGCCCCGCTGGAACTTTGAGCAGATCTCCTTCCCTAACATGGCTGCAGACAGCCGCCATACCCTCCTGCTCGCCCCCGCTCCTGAGCTGCTCCCGGCCAACGTGGCTGGACGGGAGACGGACGCCGAGTCCTGGTGCCAGAGGCTCAACCAGCGGAAGGAGAAGCTCTCTCGGCGGGAACGGGAGCGGCAGGCAGAGGCCCAGCACTTCCGCGAGGATGTGAACGCTGACCCCCAGGTACAGCGCTGCTCCAGCTGGCGGGAGTACAAGCAGCTGCTGCAGAGGCGGCACCTGCAGAAGACCCAGAGCCGCCCCCCACACCTGTGGGACCAGCCTGTCACCCCCTTGCTGAGTCCCGATCACGCCGACTCCCCAG CCTCAGTCCTTCAGCAGATCTCTGTGCTGCAGACAACGCACCTTGCTGAAGGAGGTGCCCG GCTGTTGGAGAAGCCCGGGGGCTTGGAGATCAGTTTTGATGTCTACCAGGCTGACGCCGTGGCCACCTTCCGAAAGAATAACCCTGGCAAGCCCTATGTCCGGCTGTGCATTAGCGG ATCTGATGAGCTGGTCCCAGACCTCTGCACCCTCAAGCGGTTGTCCTACCAGAGTGGGGATGTCCCTCTGATTTTTGCCCTGGTGGATCATGGAGACATCTCCTTCTACAGCTTCAGGGACTTCACGCTGCCCAGGGATCTGGAACACTGA
- the TSEN54 gene encoding tRNA-splicing endonuclease subunit Sen54 isoform X2, which yields MDPEPESASVEVPAGRVLSAPELFAARSRSQKLPQRSHGPKDFLPDGSEAQAERLRLCRQELWQLLAEERVERLGSLVAAEWRPEEGFVELKSPAGKFWQTMGFSEQGRQRLHPEEALYLLECGSIQLFHQDLPLSIQEAYQLLLTEDTVTFLQYQVFSHLKRLGYVVRRFQPSSVLSPYERQLNLDGGAQCLEGKRKRRSSSSQSINKKPKALQNLLQGMDGTPESPATCSPPPQNQNSCRPEEKPQESSPIKSPVGPLQLLGSLKPCPGLGREGAQCSPENGKIEDGVTGAPKPRWNFEQISFPNMAADSRHTLLLAPAPELLPANVAGRETDAESWCQRLNQRKEKLSRRERERQAEAQHFREDVNADPQPQSFSRSLCCRQRTLLKEVPGESPGCWRSPGAWRSVLMSTRLTPWPPSERITLASPMSGCALADLMSWSQTSAPSSGCPTRVGMSL from the exons ATGGATCCCGAGCCTGAGTCGGCCTCCGTGGAGGTTCCGGCCGGGCGCGTGCTCAG TGCCCCGGAGCTCTTCGCCGCACGTTCCCGGTCCCAGAAGCTGCCCCAGCGCTCGCATGGCCCCAAGGACTTCCTCCCCGACGGCTCGGAGGCCCAGGCCGAACGGCTGCGCTTGTGCCGCCAGGAGCTCTGGCAGCTGCTGGCCGAGGAGCGCGTGGAGCGCCT GGGCAGTTTGGTGGCCGCCGAGTGGAGACCAGAAGAAGGCTTCGTGGAGTTGAAGTCTCCTGCG GGTAAATTCTGGCAGACCATGGGCTTCTCAGAGCAGGGCCGGCAGCGGCTTCATCCAGAAGAGGCCTTGTATCTGCTGGAGTGT GGCTCCATCCAGCTCTTCCACCAAGACCTTCCGCTGTCTATCCAAGAGGCCTACCAGCTGCTGCTGACTGAGGACACGGTGACTTTCCTGCAGTACCAG GTCTTCAGCCACCTGAAAAGACTCGGCTATGTGGTTCGACGATTCCAACCAAG CTCTGTCCTGTCCCCTTACGAGCGGCAGCTGAACTTGGACGGTGGTGCCCAGTGCCTGGAGggcaagaggaagaggaggagctcCAGCTCTCA GTCCATTAATAAGAAGCCCAAGGCCCTGCAGAACCTCCTGCAGGGGATGGATGGGACACCCGAGAGCCCAGCAACCTGCAGCCCACCTCCCCAGAACCAGAACAGCTGCCGCCCAGAGGAGAAACCCCAGGAGTCAAGCCCCATAAAGAGCCCCGTGGGCCCCCTTCAGCTGCTGGGGTCCCTGAAACCCTGCCCTggtctgggcagggagggggcacaATGCAGCCCAGAGAATGGCAAAATAGAGGACGGGGTCACGGGGGCTCCTAAGCCCCGCTGGAACTTTGAGCAGATCTCCTTCCCTAACATGGCTGCAGACAGCCGCCATACCCTCCTGCTCGCCCCCGCTCCTGAGCTGCTCCCGGCCAACGTGGCTGGACGGGAGACGGACGCCGAGTCCTGGTGCCAGAGGCTCAACCAGCGGAAGGAGAAGCTCTCTCGGCGGGAACGGGAGCGGCAGGCAGAGGCCCAGCACTTCCGCGAGGATGTGAACGCTGACCCCCAG CCTCAGTCCTTCAGCAGATCTCTGTGCTGCAGACAACGCACCTTGCTGAAGGAGGTGCCCGGTGAGTCTCCAG GCTGTTGGAGAAGCCCGGGGGCTTGGAGATCAGTTTTGATGTCTACCAGGCTGACGCCGTGGCCACCTTCCGAAAGAATAACCCTGGCAAGCCCTATGTCCGGCTGTGCATTAGCGG ATCTGATGAGCTGGTCCCAGACCTCTGCACCCTCAAGCGGTTGTCCTACCAGAGTGGGGATGTCCCTCTGA
- the TSEN54 gene encoding tRNA-splicing endonuclease subunit Sen54 isoform X5: MGFSEQGRQRLHPEEALYLLECGSIQLFHQDLPLSIQEAYQLLLTEDTVTFLQYQVFSHLKRLGYVVRRFQPSSVLSPYERQLNLDGGAQCLEGKRKRRSSSSQSINKKPKALQNLLQGMDGTPESPATCSPPPQNQNSCRPEEKPQESSPIKSPVGPLQLLGSLKPCPGLGREGAQCSPENGKIEDGVTGAPKPRWNFEQISFPNMAADSRHTLLLAPAPELLPANVAGRETDAESWCQRLNQRKEKLSRRERERQAEAQHFREDVNADPQVQRCSSWREYKQLLQRRHLQKTQSRPPHLWDQPVTPLLSPDHADSPASVLQQISVLQTTHLAEGGARLLEKPGGLEISFDVYQADAVATFRKNNPGKPYVRLCISGSDELVPDLCTLKRLSYQSGDVPLIFALVDHGDISFYSFRDFTLPRDLEH; this comes from the exons ATGGGCTTCTCAGAGCAGGGCCGGCAGCGGCTTCATCCAGAAGAGGCCTTGTATCTGCTGGAGTGT GGCTCCATCCAGCTCTTCCACCAAGACCTTCCGCTGTCTATCCAAGAGGCCTACCAGCTGCTGCTGACTGAGGACACGGTGACTTTCCTGCAGTACCAG GTCTTCAGCCACCTGAAAAGACTCGGCTATGTGGTTCGACGATTCCAACCAAG CTCTGTCCTGTCCCCTTACGAGCGGCAGCTGAACTTGGACGGTGGTGCCCAGTGCCTGGAGggcaagaggaagaggaggagctcCAGCTCTCA GTCCATTAATAAGAAGCCCAAGGCCCTGCAGAACCTCCTGCAGGGGATGGATGGGACACCCGAGAGCCCAGCAACCTGCAGCCCACCTCCCCAGAACCAGAACAGCTGCCGCCCAGAGGAGAAACCCCAGGAGTCAAGCCCCATAAAGAGCCCCGTGGGCCCCCTTCAGCTGCTGGGGTCCCTGAAACCCTGCCCTggtctgggcagggagggggcacaATGCAGCCCAGAGAATGGCAAAATAGAGGACGGGGTCACGGGGGCTCCTAAGCCCCGCTGGAACTTTGAGCAGATCTCCTTCCCTAACATGGCTGCAGACAGCCGCCATACCCTCCTGCTCGCCCCCGCTCCTGAGCTGCTCCCGGCCAACGTGGCTGGACGGGAGACGGACGCCGAGTCCTGGTGCCAGAGGCTCAACCAGCGGAAGGAGAAGCTCTCTCGGCGGGAACGGGAGCGGCAGGCAGAGGCCCAGCACTTCCGCGAGGATGTGAACGCTGACCCCCAGGTACAGCGCTGCTCCAGCTGGCGGGAGTACAAGCAGCTGCTGCAGAGGCGGCACCTGCAGAAGACCCAGAGCCGCCCCCCACACCTGTGGGACCAGCCTGTCACCCCCTTGCTGAGTCCCGATCACGCCGACTCCCCAG CCTCAGTCCTTCAGCAGATCTCTGTGCTGCAGACAACGCACCTTGCTGAAGGAGGTGCCCG GCTGTTGGAGAAGCCCGGGGGCTTGGAGATCAGTTTTGATGTCTACCAGGCTGACGCCGTGGCCACCTTCCGAAAGAATAACCCTGGCAAGCCCTATGTCCGGCTGTGCATTAGCGG ATCTGATGAGCTGGTCCCAGACCTCTGCACCCTCAAGCGGTTGTCCTACCAGAGTGGGGATGTCCCTCTGATTTTTGCCCTGGTGGATCATGGAGACATCTCCTTCTACAGCTTCAGGGACTTCACGCTGCCCAGGGATCTGGAACACTGA